From one Thermithiobacillus tepidarius DSM 3134 genomic stretch:
- a CDS encoding arylesterase produces the protein MTVNLPSLLARRHLILMLLLMFLSAAPATAREAPLVLAFGDSLTAGYGLPREQAWPALLQQRLQAARLPHRVVNAGISGDTTAGGLARLPRTLARERPQIVILELGANDALRGLSLSQTRANLARMIELSQAAGARVLLVGLRIPPNYGSVYANKFQQIYPELARQYQVPLLPFLLEGVAGQASLNLDDGIHPNARGQRILSDTVWRSLQPLLKAERQARRG, from the coding sequence ATGACCGTGAATTTACCGTCTCTGCTCGCCCGCCGGCATCTGATCCTGATGCTGCTCCTGATGTTCCTGTCCGCAGCCCCCGCCACGGCGCGGGAAGCCCCGCTCGTGCTGGCCTTCGGCGACAGCCTCACCGCCGGCTACGGCCTGCCCCGGGAACAGGCCTGGCCGGCCCTGCTGCAGCAGCGGCTGCAGGCCGCGCGCCTGCCCCACCGCGTGGTGAACGCGGGCATCAGCGGCGATACCACGGCGGGCGGACTGGCGCGGCTGCCCCGCACCCTGGCGCGGGAGCGCCCGCAGATCGTCATTCTCGAATTGGGCGCCAACGATGCGTTGCGCGGGCTGTCCCTGTCCCAGACCCGGGCCAACCTCGCGCGCATGATCGAGCTGTCCCAGGCGGCGGGCGCCCGGGTGCTCCTGGTGGGACTGCGGATTCCCCCCAATTATGGCTCGGTCTACGCCAATAAGTTCCAGCAGATCTATCCCGAGCTGGCGCGCCAATATCAGGTGCCCCTCCTGCCCTTCCTGCTCGAAGGGGTGGCGGGCCAGGCAAGCCTGAACCTGGATGACGGCATCCACCCCAACGCCAGGGGTCAGCGCATCCTGAGCGACACGGTGTGGCGCAGCCTGCAGCCGCTGCTGAAGGCGGAGCGGCAGGCGCGACGGGGATAA
- a CDS encoding DedA family protein — translation MIEKLLAVLSGFVIGVISNLGYGGVALLMAIESACIPLPSEVIMPFSGYLAWRGDMTLWGVALAGAVGCVLGSLVAYYAGAWGGRPLVEKYGRYVLISHHDLDLADRWFSRHGDITIFVGRLLPIIRTFIAFPAGISRMHLGRFVIYTFVGSFLWCYGLAWLGYTLGENWTGLKVYFHRFDFLIGAALLLGLVWYVRRHLRR, via the coding sequence ATGATTGAAAAGCTCCTGGCCGTCCTGAGCGGCTTCGTCATCGGCGTCATCAGCAACCTGGGCTATGGTGGCGTCGCGCTGCTCATGGCCATCGAGAGCGCCTGCATTCCCCTGCCTTCGGAAGTCATCATGCCCTTCTCCGGCTATCTGGCCTGGCGCGGCGACATGACCCTGTGGGGAGTGGCCCTGGCGGGGGCGGTCGGCTGCGTGCTGGGTTCACTGGTCGCCTACTACGCCGGCGCCTGGGGCGGCCGCCCGCTGGTGGAGAAGTACGGCCGCTACGTGCTCATCTCCCACCACGACCTCGACCTCGCCGACCGCTGGTTCAGCCGCCACGGCGACATCACCATCTTCGTGGGGCGCCTGCTGCCCATCATCCGCACCTTCATCGCCTTTCCCGCCGGCATCAGCCGCATGCACCTGGGCCGTTTCGTCATCTACACCTTCGTCGGCTCCTTTCTCTGGTGCTACGGGCTCGCCTGGCTCGGCTACACCCTGGGCGAGAACTGGACCGGCCTGAAGGTCTACTTCCACCGCTTCGACTTCCTCATCGGCGCGGCGCTGCTCCTGGGCCTGGTCTGGTACGTGCGCCGCCACCTGCGCCGCTGA
- a CDS encoding ABC transporter permease, producing MTRPAAQLALALRLALRQSRVSWRELAGLVLALVVGISALVAVSAFTDRVGRGLQLNAAALLGGDLAVIADRPIPLAFAQEAQRRGLRSAQTAGFPSMVLAGERDKLVELKAVGAGFPLRGELRVEDGRGRSLAGIPAPGTVWVQPDLLAQLGVRIGDALQVGERSLRIAGVILEEPSSGGGLFSIGPRVMLNWADLAGTGLIQYGSRVGYRLLLAGGEAEVKAYRQWAKSRLQRGMRLEGVTDARPELRMTLERAERFLGLAALSALLLAGIAVATSVRSFVARRLDAVAVLRCLGAGSGLILAIYLSQVVLLGVLGTGLGVLLGYLLQGALPALLGGVLPGPLPPPSWLPAGVGLAMGLSSVIIFALPPLLRLRRVPALRVLRRDLESTGRLDAATALVYLLSAALLVGLVLWQAGDLRLGLYTLAAVLGTVVVLAGLGYGLIVLISRLRIWGGVSWRFGLANLARPGNRSIGQILAFGIGLLALLSITVVQGDLFKAWQHQVPPDAPNHFVINILPDQQAEIAAFFRGQGLPPPALYPMVRARLVAIDGKPLRSIRFKDRRSQALATREFNLSWAARPQADNVVTAGRWWAPAQRGQAILSVEEGIAEALGVRVGSTLRYDIAGQPFEARIVNLRRVNWDSFNVNFFVVAPPGVLDSFPATYVTSFHLPPGRARFSSELVARLPNLTVIDVGAVLAQVQQVLAQIREVVGFVFLFTLLAGFVVLLAAIQATQGQRSRDAALLRTLGARAGQLRAAAFAEFAAIGLAAGLIAALGATVLTGVLSARIFELPFRPNPWLWLWGPGLGSLGIGLAGMLGLRRVLATPPLQVLR from the coding sequence GTGACGCGGCCCGCCGCGCAGCTGGCTCTGGCCCTGCGGCTGGCGTTGCGCCAAAGCCGGGTGAGCTGGCGCGAGCTGGCCGGACTGGTGCTGGCGCTCGTGGTCGGCATCAGCGCGCTGGTCGCCGTCAGCGCCTTCACCGATCGCGTCGGGCGCGGCCTGCAGCTCAATGCCGCCGCCCTCTTGGGCGGCGATCTGGCCGTCATTGCCGATCGGCCCATTCCGCTTGCCTTCGCGCAGGAGGCGCAGCGGCGCGGCCTGCGCTCGGCGCAGACGGCCGGTTTTCCCAGCATGGTGCTGGCGGGCGAGCGCGACAAGCTGGTGGAGCTCAAGGCGGTCGGCGCCGGCTTTCCGCTGCGGGGCGAGCTGCGGGTGGAGGACGGGCGCGGCCGCAGCCTCGCCGGCATACCCGCGCCGGGCACCGTGTGGGTGCAGCCGGACCTCCTGGCGCAGCTCGGCGTGCGGATCGGCGATGCCTTGCAGGTGGGCGAGCGCAGCTTGCGCATCGCCGGCGTGATCCTGGAGGAGCCGTCCAGCGGCGGCGGGCTTTTCAGCATCGGCCCCCGGGTCATGTTGAACTGGGCGGATCTGGCCGGCACCGGGCTGATCCAGTACGGCAGCCGCGTCGGCTACCGTCTGCTGCTGGCCGGCGGGGAGGCCGAGGTCAAGGCCTACCGCCAATGGGCCAAGTCTCGCCTGCAGCGCGGCATGCGCCTGGAGGGCGTGACCGACGCGCGTCCGGAACTGCGCATGACCCTGGAGCGGGCCGAACGTTTCCTCGGCCTGGCGGCCCTGAGCGCGTTGCTGCTGGCGGGCATCGCCGTGGCCACCAGCGTGCGCAGCTTCGTCGCCCGGCGGCTGGATGCGGTGGCGGTGCTGCGCTGCCTGGGAGCGGGCAGCGGACTGATCCTGGCCATTTATTTGAGCCAGGTGGTGCTGCTCGGCGTGCTCGGCACGGGACTCGGCGTGCTGCTGGGCTACCTCTTGCAGGGCGCCCTGCCGGCGTTGCTGGGCGGCGTGCTGCCCGGCCCGCTGCCGCCGCCGTCCTGGCTGCCCGCCGGCGTCGGGCTGGCCATGGGGCTGTCCAGCGTCATCATCTTCGCCTTGCCGCCGCTGCTGCGCCTGCGCCGGGTGCCGGCCCTGCGGGTGCTGCGCCGGGATCTGGAGAGCACGGGCCGGCTGGATGCGGCGACGGCACTGGTTTATCTGCTGTCCGCGGCGCTCTTGGTGGGCTTGGTGCTGTGGCAGGCTGGCGATCTGCGCTTGGGGCTCTACACCCTGGCGGCGGTGCTCGGTACCGTGGTGGTCCTGGCCGGCCTGGGCTATGGCTTGATCGTGCTGATCAGCCGCCTGCGCATCTGGGGCGGGGTGAGCTGGCGCTTCGGCTTGGCCAACCTGGCGCGGCCGGGCAACCGCAGCATCGGCCAGATCCTTGCCTTCGGCATCGGCCTCCTGGCGCTGCTCAGCATCACCGTGGTGCAGGGCGATCTCTTCAAGGCTTGGCAGCACCAGGTGCCGCCCGACGCGCCCAATCACTTCGTCATCAACATTCTGCCCGATCAGCAGGCAGAGATCGCCGCGTTTTTCCGCGGCCAGGGCCTGCCGCCGCCCGCGCTCTATCCCATGGTGCGGGCGCGGCTGGTCGCCATCGACGGCAAGCCCCTGCGCAGCATCCGCTTCAAGGACCGCCGCTCCCAGGCGCTGGCCACGCGCGAGTTCAACCTGTCCTGGGCGGCACGGCCGCAGGCGGACAACGTCGTCACCGCCGGCCGCTGGTGGGCCCCGGCGCAGCGGGGGCAGGCGATCCTGTCGGTGGAGGAGGGCATCGCCGAAGCGCTTGGCGTGCGGGTGGGCAGCACCCTGCGCTACGACATCGCCGGGCAGCCCTTCGAGGCGCGCATCGTCAACCTGCGGCGGGTGAACTGGGACAGCTTCAACGTCAACTTCTTCGTGGTCGCCCCGCCGGGCGTGCTGGATTCCTTTCCCGCCACTTACGTCACCAGCTTCCATCTGCCGCCCGGCCGGGCGCGTTTTTCCTCCGAGCTGGTGGCGCGCCTGCCCAATCTGACCGTCATCGACGTGGGCGCGGTGCTGGCTCAGGTGCAGCAGGTGCTGGCCCAGATCCGCGAGGTGGTGGGCTTCGTCTTCCTGTTCACCCTCCTGGCCGGCTTCGTGGTGCTCCTTGCGGCGATCCAGGCCACCCAGGGCCAGCGCAGCCGCGACGCGGCCCTGCTGCGCACCCTGGGCGCGCGCGCCGGTCAGCTGCGCGCCGCTGCCTTCGCGGAGTTCGCCGCGATCGGCCTGGCCGCCGGCCTCATTGCCGCCCTGGGTGCCACCGTGCTGACCGGTGTGCTCAGCGCCCGCATCTTCGAGCTGCCGTTCCGGCCGAATCCCTGGCTGTGGCTGTGGGGGCCGGGACTGGGCAGCCTCGGCATCGGGCTGGCGGGAATGCTGGGCCTGCGCCGCGTGCTGGCGACGCCGCCCCTGCAGGTGCTGCGCTGA
- the moaD gene encoding molybdopterin converting factor subunit 1: MIRVKCFASVREELGVDELALPLPRADATVADVLQALQAQAGKSLAQAHLLAAVNMTHVAMDAPVQDGDEVAFFPPVTGGGA, translated from the coding sequence ATGATTCGAGTGAAATGCTTTGCCAGCGTGCGCGAGGAACTGGGCGTGGACGAACTGGCCCTGCCCCTGCCCCGGGCGGACGCCACGGTGGCCGACGTGCTCCAGGCCCTGCAGGCGCAGGCGGGCAAATCCCTGGCCCAGGCGCATCTCCTGGCCGCCGTGAACATGACCCATGTCGCCATGGACGCGCCGGTCCAGGACGGCGACGAAGTGGCCTTCTTCCCGCCGGTGACCGGAGGTGGCGCATGA
- a CDS encoding YajQ family cyclic di-GMP-binding protein, with translation MPSFDVVSKVDLQEVDNAVNQTMKEIGTRYDFKGSKAKVERNEEELLLSAEDDYKLGQLLDLLSTRLVKRGIDLKALDLGKVENAAGNTVRQKIKVKVGVETETGKKIIKHLKDTKLKVQASIQGDQVRVTGKSRDDLQAAIAELRGQDFNLPLQFVNFRD, from the coding sequence ATGCCGTCCTTTGACGTGGTTTCCAAGGTCGATCTGCAGGAAGTGGACAACGCCGTGAACCAGACCATGAAGGAGATCGGCACCCGCTACGACTTCAAGGGCTCCAAGGCCAAGGTGGAGCGCAACGAGGAGGAACTGCTGCTGAGCGCCGAGGACGACTACAAGCTCGGCCAGCTCCTGGACCTGCTCAGCACCCGCCTGGTCAAGCGCGGCATCGACCTCAAGGCCCTCGATCTCGGCAAGGTGGAGAATGCCGCCGGCAACACCGTGCGCCAGAAGATCAAGGTCAAGGTCGGCGTGGAGACCGAAACCGGCAAGAAGATCATCAAGCACCTCAAGGATACCAAGCTCAAGGTCCAGGCCTCGATCCAGGGCGACCAGGTGCGGGTGACCGGCAAGAGCCGGGACGACCTGCAGGCGGCCATTGCGGAACTGCGGGGGCAGGACTTCAATCTGCCGCTGCAGTTCGTGAATTTCCGGGATTGA
- a CDS encoding FKBP-type peptidyl-prolyl cis-trans isomerase — protein MIKNNDVVYIQYTLSDQAGEVLEKTSSPIPYLHGHHNIFPKLESMLEGKSEGDKISVDLSADEAFGEKRDDLRRVESRDSFPDDAQLVVGSQFEGELPTGEVAIFTVVGMDGDKVYLDGNHPLAGQPLHFDVEVTSVRAASPEEIAHGHVHGEGGHHH, from the coding sequence ATGATCAAGAACAACGACGTGGTTTACATCCAATACACGTTGAGCGACCAGGCGGGCGAGGTGCTGGAAAAGACCTCCAGCCCGATCCCTTACCTGCATGGCCATCACAACATTTTTCCCAAGCTGGAGAGCATGTTGGAGGGCAAGTCGGAGGGCGACAAGATCTCCGTCGACCTGAGCGCGGACGAGGCCTTCGGCGAGAAGCGCGACGACCTGCGCCGCGTGGAATCGCGCGACAGCTTCCCCGATGACGCGCAACTGGTGGTCGGCAGCCAGTTCGAGGGTGAGCTGCCCACCGGCGAGGTCGCCATCTTCACGGTGGTCGGCATGGACGGCGACAAGGTCTACCTGGACGGCAATCACCCCCTGGCCGGCCAGCCCCTGCACTTCGATGTGGAGGTGACCTCCGTCCGCGCCGCCAGCCCCGAAGAGATCGCCCACGGTCACGTGCACGGCGAGGGCGGGCACCACCACTAG
- a CDS encoding GTP-binding protein: protein MSITAENSASAARRQRPKIVFTGSVGAGKTTALKTISSIPPVTTDVRASEAEVLAVKDETTVAMDYGHLMLASGVKVDLYATPGQERFSFMWDILGKGSTGLILLADASRPDPLADLAFFLERFRPIVRDAPMAVGITKADEGAGAVEPLQQYLKQLDPPVPAVAVDAREAVQVKRLVFSLLLRIDPGLLR, encoded by the coding sequence ATGAGCATCACCGCTGAAAACAGTGCGTCGGCCGCCCGGCGGCAGCGCCCGAAGATCGTCTTCACCGGCAGCGTGGGTGCCGGCAAGACCACCGCCCTGAAGACCATCAGCAGCATCCCGCCGGTGACCACCGACGTGCGGGCCTCCGAAGCGGAGGTGCTGGCCGTCAAGGACGAGACCACGGTGGCCATGGACTACGGCCACCTGATGCTGGCCAGCGGCGTGAAGGTGGACCTCTATGCGACGCCCGGACAGGAACGCTTCTCGTTCATGTGGGACATCCTCGGCAAGGGCAGCACCGGACTGATCCTGCTGGCGGACGCCAGCCGCCCCGACCCGCTGGCCGATCTGGCTTTCTTCCTGGAGCGTTTCCGTCCCATCGTCCGGGACGCACCGATGGCGGTGGGCATCACCAAGGCGGATGAGGGCGCGGGCGCGGTGGAGCCGCTGCAGCAATACCTGAAGCAGCTCGACCCGCCCGTGCCGGCTGTTGCCGTGGACGCCCGCGAGGCCGTGCAGGTCAAGCGCTTGGTCTTTTCCCTCCTGCTGCGCATCGATCCCGGGCTGCTGCGCTAG
- a CDS encoding 2-isopropylmalate synthase encodes MSEHLIIFDTTLRDGEQSPGAAMTRDDKIRIAKALERLRVDVIEAGFPAASNGDFEAVRAVAEAVKDSRICGLARAREQDITRAGEALKPAAANRIHTFIATSPIHMQAKLRMSPEQVLEAAVAAVKLARRFVEDVEFSPEDAGRSDEDFLCRVIEAVIEAGARTINIPDTVGYNLPDRFGRLIRNLRERIPNADKAVFSVHCHNDLGLAVANSLAAVQNGARQVECTINGLGERAGNAALEEIVMAVRTRRDLFTCDTRIDTTQIVPASKLVSSITGFPVQPNKAIVGANAFAHESGIHQDGVLKHRETYEIMRAEDVGWSTNRISLGKLSGRAAFRSRLQELGIALGEEELNLAFARFKDLADRKAEIFDEDLQALISTEVHAGLTEHYRLGYLRVCSEMGTRPEATVELLVDGVEKTARAHGGGPVDAAFKAIESIAQSGATLLLYSVNAITTGTDAQGEVTVRLEKDGRAVNGQGADTDIVIASAKAYLNALNRLAQPIARQHPQL; translated from the coding sequence ATGAGCGAACACTTGATTATTTTCGACACCACCCTGCGCGACGGCGAGCAGTCGCCGGGCGCGGCGATGACCCGGGACGACAAGATCCGCATCGCCAAGGCCCTGGAGCGCCTGCGGGTGGACGTGATCGAGGCGGGCTTTCCGGCGGCCAGCAACGGCGACTTCGAGGCGGTGCGGGCGGTGGCGGAGGCGGTGAAGGACAGCCGCATCTGCGGCCTGGCCCGGGCGCGGGAGCAGGACATCACCCGGGCCGGCGAGGCCCTGAAGCCGGCCGCCGCCAACCGCATCCATACTTTCATCGCCACCAGCCCGATCCACATGCAGGCCAAGCTGCGCATGAGCCCGGAGCAGGTGCTGGAGGCGGCGGTGGCGGCGGTGAAGCTGGCGCGCCGCTTCGTGGAGGACGTGGAGTTCTCCCCGGAGGACGCGGGCCGCTCGGATGAGGATTTCCTGTGCCGGGTGATCGAGGCGGTCATCGAGGCCGGCGCCCGCACCATCAACATTCCCGACACGGTGGGCTACAACCTGCCGGACCGCTTTGGGCGCCTGATCCGCAATTTGCGCGAGCGCATCCCCAACGCCGACAAGGCGGTGTTCTCGGTGCACTGCCACAATGACCTGGGCCTGGCGGTGGCCAACTCGCTGGCGGCGGTGCAGAACGGCGCGCGCCAGGTGGAGTGCACCATCAACGGCCTGGGCGAGCGCGCCGGCAACGCGGCCCTCGAGGAGATCGTGATGGCGGTGCGCACGCGCCGGGATCTCTTCACCTGTGACACGCGCATCGACACCACCCAGATCGTGCCGGCCAGCAAGCTGGTGTCCAGCATCACCGGCTTTCCGGTGCAGCCCAACAAGGCCATTGTCGGCGCCAACGCCTTCGCCCACGAGTCGGGCATCCACCAGGACGGCGTGCTCAAGCACCGCGAGACCTATGAGATCATGCGCGCCGAGGACGTGGGCTGGAGCACCAACCGCATCTCGCTGGGCAAGCTCTCGGGCCGTGCCGCCTTCCGCTCGCGCCTGCAGGAGCTGGGCATCGCCCTGGGCGAGGAGGAGTTGAACCTGGCCTTCGCCCGCTTCAAGGATCTGGCCGACCGCAAGGCCGAAATTTTCGATGAGGATCTGCAGGCGCTGATCAGCACCGAGGTGCACGCCGGCCTGACCGAGCATTACCGCCTGGGCTATCTGCGCGTCTGCTCGGAGATGGGCACGCGCCCGGAAGCCACCGTGGAGCTCCTGGTCGACGGCGTGGAGAAGACCGCGCGTGCCCACGGCGGCGGACCGGTGGACGCGGCCTTCAAGGCCATCGAGTCCATCGCCCAGTCCGGCGCCACGTTGCTGCTTTATTCGGTCAATGCCATCACCACCGGCACCGACGCCCAGGGCGAGGTGACGGTGCGCCTGGAGAAGGACGGCCGCGCCGTGAACGGACAGGGGGCGGACACGGACATCGTGATCGCCAGCGCCAAGGCCTATCTCAATGCCTTGAACCGCCTGGCCCAGCCGATCGCCCGCCAGCATCCGCAGTTGTAG
- a CDS encoding AI-2E family transporter produces the protein MDKRVKPEADWDERLFRVLVRIILLAAAVYVLLQFLAAITYVLLFFAFVLVFSVALNPPVVWLERRGVPRVAGALLVALAGLLLAALLGWLVVPDLITQVTGLVENLPQYAAALAQRLSRLMADYPDVQQRLQAQFDAYAAERLIPSVQTLLIKVGQYSLSFFNALVFGILLFSTVVYALINPRPLLQGYLLMMPDRWRDAAARAFSRGAKIVNGWIWSNIIVGGIEGVAAAIFLAIMEVPGAVLWGVLAFFAEMVPRLGPYLAALPPILVALAVDPMTALWVAIFYVVLQEISGDFIAPQIRSSQMNIHPVTQLFVLLAMTAVFGLVGALIALPITGFLTAYYEEFYVYRQSADARLQARIDAMLSGRIEDDAQAREQPPDRG, from the coding sequence ATGGATAAGCGCGTAAAGCCGGAGGCAGACTGGGACGAGCGCCTGTTCCGGGTGCTAGTCCGGATCATCCTGCTCGCCGCCGCCGTCTATGTGCTGCTGCAGTTTCTGGCGGCCATCACCTACGTGCTGCTGTTCTTCGCCTTCGTGCTGGTGTTCAGCGTGGCCCTGAACCCGCCGGTGGTCTGGCTCGAGCGCCGGGGCGTTCCCCGGGTGGCGGGGGCCCTGCTGGTGGCCCTGGCGGGACTGCTGCTGGCCGCGCTGCTCGGCTGGCTGGTCGTGCCCGATCTGATCACCCAGGTCACCGGCCTGGTGGAAAACCTGCCCCAGTACGCCGCCGCCCTGGCGCAGCGGCTGTCCCGCCTGATGGCGGACTACCCGGACGTGCAGCAGCGCCTGCAGGCCCAATTCGATGCCTACGCCGCCGAGCGCCTGATTCCTTCCGTGCAGACCCTGCTGATCAAGGTCGGCCAGTATTCCCTGTCCTTCTTCAACGCGCTGGTCTTCGGCATCCTGCTCTTCAGCACCGTCGTCTACGCCCTGATCAATCCCCGGCCGCTGTTGCAGGGTTACCTGCTCATGATGCCGGACCGCTGGCGCGACGCGGCCGCCCGCGCCTTCAGCCGCGGCGCCAAGATCGTCAACGGCTGGATCTGGTCGAACATCATCGTGGGCGGCATCGAGGGCGTGGCCGCGGCCATCTTCCTGGCGATCATGGAGGTGCCGGGCGCGGTCCTGTGGGGCGTGCTGGCCTTCTTCGCCGAGATGGTGCCGCGCCTGGGTCCCTACCTGGCTGCCCTCCCGCCGATCCTGGTGGCGCTGGCGGTCGATCCCATGACCGCCCTGTGGGTGGCCATCTTCTACGTGGTGCTGCAGGAGATCAGCGGCGACTTCATCGCGCCGCAGATCCGCTCGTCGCAGATGAACATCCACCCGGTGACCCAGCTCTTCGTGCTGCTCGCCATGACCGCGGTCTTCGGCTTGGTCGGCGCCCTCATCGCCCTGCCCATCACCGGCTTCCTCACCGCCTACTACGAGGAGTTCTATGTCTACCGCCAATCCGCGGACGCCCGCCTGCAGGCGCGCATCGACGCCATGCTGAGCGGACGCATCGAGGACGACGCGCAGGCGCGGGAGCAGCCGCCGGATCGCGGGTGA
- a CDS encoding molybdenum cofactor biosynthesis protein MoaE — protein MIVKVQAADFDPQAEMDAFPPAAIQGAGGQVTFVGLVRDYSEASDILAMEIEHYPGMTERELQRVCTEAQQRYDILDSLVIHRHGRLLPTDRIVQVTVWARHRAAAFDACRYIIDELKTRAPFWKKEVTPAGQRWVTDCPGCRAGSHGHGHTHLGPAHRHRAGGEG, from the coding sequence ATGATCGTCAAGGTGCAGGCCGCAGATTTCGATCCTCAGGCGGAAATGGACGCCTTCCCGCCGGCCGCCATCCAGGGTGCCGGCGGCCAAGTGACCTTCGTCGGCCTGGTGCGCGATTACAGCGAGGCGAGCGATATCCTCGCCATGGAGATCGAGCATTATCCCGGCATGACCGAGCGGGAACTGCAGCGCGTCTGCACCGAGGCGCAGCAGCGCTACGACATCCTGGACAGCCTGGTGATCCACCGCCACGGTCGCCTGCTGCCCACCGACCGCATCGTTCAGGTGACCGTCTGGGCCCGGCACCGGGCGGCGGCCTTCGACGCCTGCCGCTACATCATCGACGAACTCAAGACCCGCGCGCCGTTCTGGAAGAAGGAAGTCACCCCCGCCGGCCAGCGCTGGGTCACTGACTGCCCCGGCTGCCGCGCCGGCAGCCACGGCCATGGCCACACCCACCTCGGCCCCGCCCACCGCCACCGCGCCGGCGGGGAGGGCTGA
- the murI gene encoding glutamate racemase, whose protein sequence is MKIGVFDSGLGGVSVLASLLQRFPQAHFLYYGDTANAPYGDKAPERVQAWSLAAYHHFLDRGAAAMVIACNSATSAAVEAVRAVAHIPVLGIEPALKTAVEQSRDEPIAVLATAMTIRGEKLRQLIRRFPERAAHIHPIACPGLADLIEAADYAGAQAYLADTVKPRLPAEGTPLFVLGCTHYSLIQPQIRQVFGAEARIFDGNAGLARHLRNRLPILDDAPATTPPRVEFFFTHDDERKARTARQLLQHASPPPGA, encoded by the coding sequence GTGAAGATTGGCGTATTCGACTCCGGCCTCGGCGGCGTCAGCGTGCTGGCCAGCCTGCTCCAGCGTTTTCCGCAAGCCCACTTCCTCTATTACGGCGACACCGCCAATGCCCCCTACGGCGACAAGGCGCCGGAACGGGTGCAGGCCTGGAGCCTGGCGGCCTACCATCATTTCCTCGACCGGGGCGCGGCGGCCATGGTGATTGCCTGCAACTCCGCCACCAGCGCCGCCGTGGAAGCGGTACGGGCAGTTGCCCACATCCCGGTGCTCGGCATCGAGCCCGCCCTGAAGACCGCGGTCGAGCAGAGCCGGGACGAGCCCATCGCCGTGCTGGCCACGGCCATGACCATCCGCGGCGAGAAGCTGCGGCAGCTCATCCGCCGCTTTCCGGAACGGGCGGCGCATATCCATCCCATCGCCTGCCCGGGGCTGGCCGATCTGATCGAAGCGGCGGACTATGCCGGCGCCCAAGCCTATCTGGCCGACACGGTAAAACCCCGGCTGCCCGCCGAAGGCACGCCCCTCTTCGTGCTGGGCTGCACCCATTACTCCCTGATCCAGCCCCAGATCCGCCAAGTCTTCGGCGCGGAGGCGCGCATCTTCGACGGCAACGCCGGCCTGGCCCGCCATCTGCGCAACCGCCTGCCGATCCTGGACGACGCACCGGCGACCACGCCGCCGCGGGTGGAGTTCTTCTTCACCCACGATGACGAGCGCAAAGCCCGGACGGCCCGTCAACTGCTGCAGCACGCCAGCCCGCCGCCCGGCGCCTGA
- a CDS encoding ABC transporter ATP-binding protein, producing the protein MSSILEVRHLAKEVADSAGVLVLLENISFSLQAGESVAIQGPSGAGKSTLLGLLAGLDLPTRGQVLLNGIDLFKLDENARARLRGQSIGFVFQSFQLLPSLTALENVMLPLELAGRRDARARAQEILERVGLAQRLSHYPAQLSGGEQQRVAVARAFAPEPPLLLADEPTGNLDQATGARIVDLLFSLNRERAATLVLVTHDPALAGRCERQLHLQAGRLLEER; encoded by the coding sequence TTGTCCAGCATCCTGGAAGTGAGACACCTGGCGAAGGAGGTGGCCGACAGCGCCGGTGTCCTGGTGCTGTTGGAGAATATCAGCTTTTCCCTGCAGGCGGGCGAGAGCGTCGCTATCCAGGGGCCGTCGGGGGCCGGCAAGTCGACCTTGCTGGGCCTGCTGGCTGGCTTGGACCTGCCCACCCGCGGCCAAGTTCTGCTGAACGGGATCGATCTCTTCAAGCTGGACGAAAACGCGCGGGCGCGGCTGCGCGGCCAGTCCATCGGCTTCGTCTTCCAGTCTTTTCAGTTGCTGCCGTCCCTGACCGCCCTGGAGAACGTCATGCTGCCCCTGGAGCTGGCCGGGCGGCGCGACGCGCGGGCGCGGGCGCAGGAGATCCTGGAGCGGGTAGGCTTGGCGCAGCGGCTGTCGCATTATCCGGCCCAGCTTTCCGGGGGCGAGCAGCAGCGCGTCGCCGTGGCCCGCGCCTTCGCCCCCGAACCGCCTTTGCTCTTGGCCGATGAGCCGACCGGCAACCTGGACCAGGCCACCGGCGCCCGCATCGTGGACCTGCTCTTTTCCCTGAACCGGGAAAGGGCCGCCACCCTGGTGCTGGTCACCCACGACCCGGCGCTGGCCGGCCGCTGCGAACGGCAACTGCATTTGCAGGCCGGCCGCCTGCTGGAGGAGCGGTGA